Below is a window of Staphylococcus succinus DNA.
CATGTGAATCCAAACGAAGTGAAAGTTGAAGACATTGATGAGTGGATAGGATTATTAGATCAATTAGAAGAAAAAGTTAAAACAGTATCTAAAACTTCGGAGTAATTTCAGCACTTGATTGT
It encodes the following:
- a CDS encoding SE1561 family protein encodes the protein MNENQTIDQIKERLEKFIDDIDHVNPNEVKVEDIDEWIGLLDQLEEKVKTVSKTSE